One part of the Oryzias melastigma strain HK-1 linkage group LG21, ASM292280v2, whole genome shotgun sequence genome encodes these proteins:
- the zgc:162396 gene encoding putative methyltransferase DDB_G0268948, with protein sequence MAYRLFEGKEHASIYQKYRFNPPAGLKDLIIQYLDKRKGPPHELAVDLGCGTGQNARLLAPHFKEVVGIDISESQLGEARAVPGFSNITYKTGTAEELPFPDGSVDLLAAASAAHWFDVPKFLAEANRVLKPGGCMALLGFGDNCPKFVYKDCGDKLNSIYQEVKDVLKPYTKRPVIESENKLESLFQAIPFPDKERIENFPLKLSISVEGLMGFISSWSMFQAYRANDPSGAEHLLVSTEKRFLQEMGVASPTAEVVRDWEYFCVLASKPL encoded by the exons ATGGCATACCGACTTTTTGAGGGGAAGGAACATGCTTCTATCTACCAGAAGTACCGTTTCAACCCTCCAGCAGGGCTCAAAGACCTTATCATCCAGTACTTGGACAAGAGG AAAGGACCGCCACATGAGCTGGCAGTGGATCTGGGATGTGGGACGGGTCAGAACGCCCGGCTCCTGGCTCCACACTTCAAAGAAGTGGTCGGCATCGACATCAGTGAGAGTCAACTGGGGGAGGCCAGAGCGGTGCCAGGGTTCTCCAACATCACTTACAA AACTGGAACGGCAGAGGAGCTTCCGTTTCCAGACGGTTCCGTTGACTTATTGGCAGCTGCTTCAGCTGCTCACTGGTTTGACGTGCCGAAGTTCTTGGCTGAGGCGAATCGGGTTCTGAAACCTGGGGGCTGCATGGCTCTGTTGGGCTTTGGAGACAACTGCCCCAAATTTGTCTACAAGGACTGTGGAGACAAACTCAACTCCATTTATCAAGAG GTGAAGGATGTGCTGAAGCCGTACACGAAAAGACCAGTTATTGAGTCAGAGAACAAGCTGGAAAGCCTCTTCCAGGCGATTCCTTTTCCAGATAAGGAGAG GATTGAGAATTTCCCCCTAAAATTGAGCATCTCTGTGGAGGGCTTGATGGGATTCATCAGCAGCTGGTCCATGTTCCAGGCTTACAGAGCGAATGACCCCAGTGGAGCTGAACACCTGCTGGTCAGCACGGAAAAGAG GTTCCTGCAGGAGATGGGCGTGGCTTCCCCTACAGCAGAAGTTGTGCGCGACTGGGAATATTTCTGTGTTCTGGCATCCAAACCACTCTAA
- the LOC112155185 gene encoding olfactory receptor 142-like, producing the protein MMSNLSVIFLSGLNETRIHRPTLFVLSLLCYCLILLVNVSLVVIVVLDKSLHEPMYILLCAFCINGLYGTTGFYPKFLWDLLSPVHIISYSGCLIQAQVMYSFACSDLSILSVMAYDRYLAICRPLEYHSLMSKQNVVLLAWFSWFTPFCIMGLNVVLTSRLRLCSPHMSRLFCVNWSIVRLACPLEDTTANNIVANLIIIIYVCHGLFIVWSYMYLVKTCINSLENRAKFMQTCVPHLVSLITFLVTILFDLMNMRLASKNLDQIFQDFIAIEFLVIPPIMNPLIYGFKLTKIQRKFNKLLTFRWK; encoded by the coding sequence ATGATGAGTAACCTCTCTGTGATTTTCCTGTCAGGTCTGAATGAAACCAGGATTCACAGACCCACCCTTTTCGTTCTCAGTCTACTTTGTTACTGCCTGATTCTTCTGGTCAACGTCTCTCTGGTCGTCATCGTCGTCTTGGATAAGAGCCTCCATGAACCCATGTACATTCTACTGTGTGCTTTTTGCATAAACGGGCTTTATGGGACCACAGGTTTCTACCCTAAGTTTCTGTGGGACTTGTTGTCTCCTGTCCACATCATCTCGTACTCTGGATGCTTGATTCAGGCTCAGGTCATGTACTCCTTTGCGTGCAGTGATCTGTCCATCCTCTCCGTGATGGCGTATGACAGATATTTGGCCATTTGCCGCCCGCTGGAGTACCACTCTCTCATGTCAAAGCAgaatgttgttctgttggcatGGTTTTCTTGGTTTACCCCCTTCTGCATCATGGGTCTGAATGTTGTTCTGACCTCCAGGTTGAGGTTGTGTAGCCCGCATATGTCCAGGCTCTTCTGCGTGAACTGGAGTATCGTCAGGCTTGCTTGTCCGCTGGAAGACACGACCGCCAACAACATAGTTGCAAACCTGATAATCATTATCTATGTATGTCATGGTTTATTTATCGTTTGGTCGTATATGTATCTTGTCAAAACTTGCATCAATTCTCTTGAAAACCGAGCAAAGTTCATGCAGACTTGTGTGCCTCACCTGGTCTCCCTCATCACCTTCCTGGTCACTATTCTCTTTGATTTAATGAACATGCGACTTGCGTCTAAGAATTTGGATCAAATCTTTCAAGATTTCATTGCAATAGAGTTTCTAGTCATACCTCCCATCATGAACCCTCTCATTTATGGTTTCAAGCTGACTAAAATTCAAAGGAAATTCAACAAACTCCTCACATTCAGGTGGAAGTGA
- the LOC112155184 gene encoding olfactory receptor 11H6-like has translation MNNASAISVVFLSGLNDTRNYRPALFFLTLLCYCFIILVNVSLILIIILEKSLHEPMYILLCAFCINSLYGTTGFYPKFLWDLLSPVHVISYYGCLIQAQVMYSFACSDLSILSVMAYDRYLAICRPLEYHSLMSNQNVVLWVCFSWFTPFWIVAVNISLTSRLRLCSPHMSRLFCVNWSIVRLACPQEETTANSIVANLTIIIYVCHGLFIVWSYMYLVKNCINSLENRAKFMQTCVPHLISLLTFIVTILTDIMSLRLSFDDLPQTLQNLIALEFLLIPPIMNPLIYGFKLTKIRYKIIKLVTFRFK, from the coding sequence ATGAATAATGCCTCTGCTATCTCTGTGGTTTTTCTTTCAGGTTTAAACGACACGAGGAACTACCGACCAGCTCTTTTCTTTCTCACTTTGCTGTGTTACTGCTTCATAATCCTAGTAAATGTTTCTCTTATTCTGATAATCATCTTGGAGAAGAGCCTCCATGAACCCATGTACATTCTACTGTGTGCTTTTTGCATAAACAGCCTTTATGGGACTACAGGTTTCTACCCTAAGTTTCTGTGGGACTTGTTATCTCCTGTTCATGTGATCTCTTATTATGGATGCTTGATTCAGGCTCAGGTCATGTACTCCTTTGCGTGCAGTGATCTGTCCATCCTCTCCGTGATGGCGTATGACAGATATTTGGCCATTTGCCGCCCGCTGGAGTACCACTCTCTCATGTCAAACCAGAATGTTGTTCTGTGGGTGTGTTTCTCTTGGTTTACACCCTTTTGGATTGTGGCTGTGAATATTTCTCTGACCTCCAGGTTGAGGTTGTGTAGCCCGCATATGTCCAGGCTCTTCTGCGTGAACTGGAGTATCGTCAGGCTTGCTTGTCCACAGGAAGAAACAACTGCCAACAGCATAGTTGCAAACCTGACAATCATTATCTATGTATGTCATGGGTTATTTATTGTTTGGTCGTATATGTATCTTGTCAAAAATTGCATCAATTCTCTTGAAAACCGAGCAAAGTTCATGCAGACTTGTGTGCCTCACCTGATCTCCCTCCTCACCTTCATAGTCACCATTCTTACAGATATTATGAGTTTGAGACTCAGTTTCGATGATTTACCACAAACTCTACAAAATTTGATCGCTCTGGAATTTCTTCTGATACCTCCCATCATGAACCCTCTCATCTACGGATTTAAGTTGACCAAAATTAGGtacaaaattattaaattagtcactTTTAGGTTTAAATAA